Proteins found in one Gordonia sp. PDNC005 genomic segment:
- the eno gene encoding phosphopyruvate hydratase yields MAIIEQVGAREILDSRGNPTVEVEVVLDDGTFARAAVPSGASTGEHEAVELRDGGDRYLGKGVTKAVEAVLGDIAPEVIGIEADDQRVLDQTLVDLDGTPGKSRLGANALLGVSLAVARAAAESAGLPLFRYVGGPNAHILPVPMMNIINGGAHADNGIDFQEFMIAPIGAPTFKESLRWGAEVYHALKSVLHKQGMSTALGDEGGFAPDLPNTEAALNVIAEAVGNAGLKFGSDVVVALDSASTEFYRDGAYQFGGKALGAQQMIDFYGKLISDYPIVSIEDGLAEDDWAGWAALTEAVGDKVQLVGDDLFVTNPERLERGINEGIANALLVKVNQIGTLTETLDAVSLAHNNGYKSMMSHRSGETEDTTIADLAVACGSGQIKTGAPARSERVAKYNQLLRIEEGLGDAARYAGDLAFPRFTV; encoded by the coding sequence GTGGCAATTATCGAGCAGGTCGGCGCGCGCGAGATCCTCGACTCCCGAGGCAATCCGACGGTCGAGGTGGAAGTGGTCCTCGACGACGGCACGTTCGCTCGCGCGGCGGTCCCGTCGGGCGCGTCCACCGGTGAGCACGAGGCAGTCGAGCTTCGTGACGGCGGTGATCGCTACCTGGGCAAGGGTGTCACCAAGGCTGTTGAGGCAGTCCTCGGCGACATCGCCCCCGAGGTGATCGGCATCGAAGCAGACGACCAGCGAGTCCTCGACCAGACTCTGGTCGACCTGGACGGCACCCCCGGAAAGTCCCGCCTCGGAGCGAATGCACTGCTCGGCGTCTCGCTGGCGGTGGCCCGTGCGGCAGCCGAGTCGGCAGGCCTGCCGTTGTTCCGTTACGTCGGCGGCCCGAACGCCCACATCCTGCCCGTTCCGATGATGAACATCATCAACGGCGGCGCACACGCCGACAACGGCATCGACTTCCAGGAGTTCATGATCGCCCCGATCGGTGCTCCGACCTTCAAGGAGTCGCTGCGCTGGGGTGCCGAGGTGTACCACGCGCTCAAGTCGGTGCTGCACAAGCAGGGCATGAGCACGGCGCTCGGCGACGAGGGCGGTTTCGCACCCGATCTGCCCAACACCGAAGCTGCCCTGAACGTGATCGCTGAGGCCGTCGGCAACGCCGGTCTGAAGTTCGGCAGCGACGTCGTCGTCGCCCTCGACTCGGCATCCACCGAGTTCTACCGTGACGGCGCCTACCAGTTCGGCGGCAAGGCCCTGGGCGCGCAGCAGATGATCGACTTCTACGGCAAGCTCATCTCCGACTACCCGATCGTGTCCATCGAAGACGGGCTCGCCGAGGACGACTGGGCCGGTTGGGCAGCGCTTACCGAAGCGGTCGGCGACAAGGTCCAGCTCGTCGGTGACGACCTGTTCGTGACCAATCCGGAGCGCCTCGAGCGCGGCATCAACGAGGGCATCGCAAACGCCCTCTTGGTGAAGGTCAACCAGATCGGCACCCTGACCGAGACTCTCGACGCCGTCTCCCTCGCTCACAACAACGGCTACAAGTCGATGATGAGCCACCGCAGCGGCGAGACCGAGGACACCACGATCGCCGACCTGGCAGTCGCATGCGGCTCCGGACAGATCAAGACCGGCGCACCCGCTCGTTCGGAGCGCGTCGCGAAGTACAACCAGCTTCTCCGTATCGAAGAGGGGCTGGGCGACGCCGCACGCTACGCCGGTGACCTGGCGTTCCCGCGCTTCACCGTCTGA
- a CDS encoding septum formation initiator family protein has product MGGSSSGRSSRDRSDRRTPESARSRPRTRRARSRSDDDLDVLVDAVADKRPPTSRGWASRETSRPSRVSRWARVDPKRAAIIGIVVVFLALTLAVPLRTYLAQRSEFNRLQESNAALSAEVADLQKKVTEQNDPAYIEAQARARLQYVKRGEKQVVVIAPNREQQDAADEAERVRAANPWYQNMWDAVSTPPEGK; this is encoded by the coding sequence ATGGGAGGATCGTCGTCCGGGCGCAGCAGTCGGGACCGGAGTGACCGTCGGACGCCAGAGTCCGCACGGTCACGTCCGCGCACCCGACGCGCCCGGTCACGATCCGACGACGACCTCGACGTCCTCGTCGACGCCGTCGCGGATAAGCGGCCGCCGACTTCACGGGGCTGGGCGTCGCGTGAGACGTCGCGGCCGTCGCGCGTGTCGAGGTGGGCTCGCGTGGATCCGAAGCGGGCCGCGATCATCGGAATCGTCGTCGTCTTCCTCGCGCTGACGCTGGCTGTGCCGCTGCGGACCTACCTGGCTCAGCGGTCCGAGTTCAATCGGTTGCAGGAGTCGAATGCGGCACTGTCCGCAGAGGTGGCCGACCTGCAGAAGAAGGTCACCGAGCAGAACGACCCGGCATACATCGAGGCGCAGGCGCGCGCCCGACTGCAGTACGTCAAACGCGGCGAGAAGCAGGTCGTCGTGATCGCGCCGAACAGAGAACAACAAGACGCCGCGGACGAGGCGGAGCGAGTGCGCGCCGCCAACCCGTGGTACCAGAACATGTGGGATGCGGTGTCTACACCGCCGGAGGGCAAGTGA